A single Bacillus sp. OxB-1 DNA region contains:
- the qoxB gene encoding cytochrome aa3 quinol oxidase subunit I → MDYFDRFAIPHPSPAIYASMVAIVITLLAIIIGLTYFKKWGYLWREWLTTVDHKRIGIMYLVAALLMLFRGGVDALMMRAQTAVPENTLLDAQHYNEVFTTHGVVMIIFMAMPFIYALMNFVVPLQIGARDVAFPRLNALSFWLFFMGAMLFNISFVIGGSPDAGWTSYFPLAGNDFSQSVGTNYYMLSIQIAGIGTLISGINFCTTIFKMRAPGMTLMKMPMFTWTALITNAIVVFAFPVLTIALLLGTMDRLFGTNFFTMTNGGMDMLWANLFWVWGHPEVYILILPAFGIYSEVVSTFSRRNLYGYKSMVGSIVIISFLSFLVWTHHFFTMGQGPLTNSIFSITTMAIAIPTGIKIFNWLLTMRKGKIEFTVPMLYAVGFIPIFTIGGVTGVMLGMASADYQYHNTMFLVAHFHYTIIPGVVFAMLAGLTYWWPKMFGFMLSERIGKWAFWFIAIGFNVTFFPMFFTGLDGQARRMYTYSEASGFGALNMLSFVGAIGLAIGFALIVYNVYYSTRHASRNIGSDPWNARTLEWATQTPVQSYNFAQTPHVDSSEAFWDHKKKGLPLFTGEIEKIHMPNNSGMPFIMSCIFFVWGFSFVFGMWIPAIITTLAIFACMAYRSFEKDDGHYISVEEIKAIEKDSEVLANETR, encoded by the coding sequence ATGGATTACTTTGATCGATTTGCCATACCACATCCGAGTCCTGCGATCTACGCATCCATGGTTGCCATCGTGATTACATTGTTGGCGATTATCATAGGCCTGACTTATTTTAAAAAATGGGGTTATTTATGGCGCGAATGGTTGACAACGGTTGACCATAAACGGATCGGTATCATGTACCTCGTTGCCGCATTGCTGATGCTATTCCGCGGTGGAGTGGATGCGTTGATGATGCGTGCACAGACGGCTGTTCCTGAAAATACGCTGCTGGATGCCCAGCATTATAATGAAGTATTCACGACGCACGGGGTTGTCATGATCATCTTCATGGCGATGCCATTTATTTACGCGTTGATGAACTTCGTTGTACCCTTGCAGATCGGGGCGCGCGATGTAGCGTTCCCTCGGTTGAATGCACTTAGTTTTTGGCTGTTTTTCATGGGTGCGATGTTGTTCAATATTTCATTCGTCATCGGTGGTTCTCCTGACGCAGGTTGGACTTCGTACTTCCCGCTTGCCGGGAATGACTTTAGCCAATCGGTCGGAACGAATTACTATATGTTGTCGATTCAGATTGCCGGTATCGGTACGTTAATCTCCGGTATTAACTTCTGTACGACGATTTTCAAGATGAGAGCACCTGGCATGACATTGATGAAAATGCCGATGTTCACGTGGACGGCTTTAATTACGAATGCCATTGTGGTGTTCGCTTTCCCGGTACTGACGATTGCGTTGCTGCTCGGAACGATGGACCGGCTATTCGGAACCAACTTTTTTACGATGACCAACGGCGGAATGGATATGCTTTGGGCGAACCTGTTCTGGGTTTGGGGACATCCGGAAGTCTATATCCTCATCTTGCCGGCCTTCGGGATTTACAGTGAGGTAGTCTCCACCTTCTCCCGCCGGAACTTGTACGGGTATAAATCGATGGTCGGTTCGATTGTGATCATTTCGTTCCTATCGTTCTTAGTTTGGACGCACCATTTCTTTACAATGGGGCAAGGGCCGCTGACGAATAGTATTTTCTCGATTACGACGATGGCCATCGCCATTCCAACCGGCATTAAAATCTTCAACTGGTTGTTGACAATGCGGAAAGGGAAAATCGAATTTACGGTTCCGATGCTCTATGCAGTGGGTTTCATTCCGATTTTCACAATCGGCGGGGTGACCGGGGTCATGCTTGGTATGGCCAGTGCCGATTACCAGTACCATAATACGATGTTCCTGGTAGCGCATTTCCACTATACGATCATCCCGGGAGTCGTGTTTGCGATGCTGGCAGGACTTACGTATTGGTGGCCGAAAATGTTCGGCTTCATGCTCAGTGAAAGAATCGGGAAATGGGCATTCTGGTTTATCGCGATCGGATTTAACGTCACCTTCTTCCCGATGTTCTTCACTGGATTGGATGGGCAAGCGCGCCGGATGTACACCTACTCTGAAGCGTCCGGGTTTGGAGCGTTGAATATGCTTTCCTTCGTGGGAGCGATCGGCCTCGCGATCGGCTTTGCGTTAATCGTCTACAACGTCTATTACAGTACACGCCATGCTTCCCGGAATATCGGTTCAGATCCATGGAATGCACGTACGCTTGAATGGGCGACACAAACACCGGTTCAATCGTATAACTTTGCGCAGACACCACATGTGGATTCCAGTGAGGCTTTCTGGGATCACAAGAAAAAAGGGCTGCCTTTATTTACAGGCGAAATCGAGAAGATTCATATGCCGAATAATAGCGGCATGCCGTTCATCATGAGCTGCATCTTCTTCGTCTGGGGCTTCTCCTTCGTGTTTGGCATGTGGATCCCAGCCATTATTACGACGCTTGCCATCTTTGCTTGCATGGCTTATCGTTCATTCGAAAAAGACGACGGTCATTATATTTCCGTCGAAGAAATCAAAGCAATAGAAAAAGATAGCGAGGTGTTAGCAAATGAAACTCGATAA
- the qoxC gene encoding cytochrome aa3 quinol oxidase subunit III has protein sequence MKLDNSLPLEYSTQQNKMNIFGFWVFIGAEVMLFATLFATYFTLEHRTGNGPAGAEIFEIAPVLIETFLLLTSSFTIGLGVHAMRIGRKNAMLTFFSITLLLGLAFLGVEIYEFMHYAHVGAGLQVSAFTAILLTTLGTHGAHVTVGLFWGLFIIMQVKKRGLTPATANKSFIFSLYWHFLDVVWIFIFSFIYLKGMM, from the coding sequence ATGAAACTCGATAACTCGCTTCCCCTGGAATATAGTACGCAACAGAATAAGATGAATATCTTTGGATTCTGGGTTTTCATAGGTGCCGAAGTCATGCTCTTTGCAACACTTTTTGCAACCTATTTCACGTTGGAGCACCGGACAGGAAATGGACCGGCTGGAGCGGAGATATTTGAAATTGCTCCCGTGCTCATCGAAACGTTCCTGTTGTTAACCAGTAGTTTTACGATCGGTCTTGGCGTGCATGCCATGCGGATCGGCAGAAAAAATGCGATGCTGACATTTTTCTCCATCACATTGCTTCTCGGTTTAGCATTCCTCGGTGTGGAAATCTATGAATTCATGCACTATGCTCATGTGGGGGCAGGACTTCAAGTGAGTGCCTTTACCGCCATTTTGCTGACCACATTAGGGACGCATGGGGCTCACGTTACTGTCGGTCTGTTCTGGGGATTGTTCATTATCATGCAAGTGAAAAAGCGTGGATTGACGCCCGCAACGGCCAATAAATCATTCATCTTCTCACTTTACTGGCATTTCTTGGATGTTGTCTGGATCTTCATCTTCAGCTTCATCTACTTGAAAGGAATGATGTAA
- the qoxD gene encoding cytochrome aa3 quinol oxidase subunit IV, giving the protein MSELFPRKLVMGFVFSLVLTLAALSVYFLDMSFAVGLTILLATALVQAAVQLVGFMHVGESEDKVPIYLNIYYGIAIALVTIFGTLLILIWDM; this is encoded by the coding sequence ATGAGCGAATTATTCCCGCGTAAACTCGTCATGGGCTTTGTCTTCTCGCTCGTTCTGACATTAGCTGCGTTGTCGGTCTATTTCTTGGATATGTCATTTGCGGTAGGATTGACCATCCTGTTAGCCACGGCATTAGTGCAGGCAGCCGTTCAACTCGTCGGCTTCATGCACGTCGGGGAGTCGGAGGATAAAGTGCCGATTTACTTGAACATTTATTACGGCATCGCCATTGCCCTCGTCACGATTTTCGGTACGTTGCTAATCTTGATTTGGGATATGTAA
- a CDS encoding replicative DNA helicase, translated as MNGLQLAEKSLLGTMLTENYLIGDSGLRETFFINAAHQRIFSCMQRLAADDRAVDYITILTMTDPLELGGANYVANLQNFANPAQFDEYKEIVIGEWKAREKRRLLQLAQVEDWQIEHIQKAFDDLEAEHMPQEDASIKNDLIDLFELPFQPLDDEAGITTGLRDLDKLLNGFQDNELTIIGARPSMGKTDMLNHLALHAGLAGHLPIIFSLEMSRKSMVTRLIASAGGYNRLRMRNPHRHFDDRQKAGWTKTIGFLGEADIHIDDRSGLTVGQIKAKARHIIKTNPDKKPILYIDYLQLIRPDNMRGDQTEKIGQISYDLKNMAKEFGCPVVCLSQLSRGVEGRLNKRPLMSDLRDSGNIEQDADVICFLYRDDYYNKEGDNGNLLEIIVAKHRNGPTGTATVAYVKETGKLFDINWSERKGSA; from the coding sequence ATGAATGGACTGCAACTTGCGGAAAAGAGCTTGCTTGGCACAATGCTGACGGAAAATTATTTGATTGGCGACAGCGGTTTGCGAGAAACATTTTTCATAAATGCAGCACATCAACGGATTTTCAGCTGTATGCAGCGGCTCGCAGCGGACGACAGGGCTGTCGACTATATCACCATTCTGACGATGACTGATCCGCTCGAGCTCGGCGGCGCGAACTATGTGGCCAATCTGCAGAACTTTGCCAACCCGGCGCAGTTTGACGAATACAAGGAAATCGTCATCGGGGAATGGAAAGCGCGGGAAAAGCGGCGGTTGCTGCAACTGGCGCAAGTGGAGGATTGGCAGATCGAACATATCCAGAAAGCGTTCGATGATTTGGAGGCCGAACATATGCCGCAAGAAGACGCCTCCATCAAAAACGACCTCATCGACCTGTTCGAGCTTCCGTTCCAGCCGTTGGACGATGAGGCAGGCATCACGACCGGTTTGCGGGATCTCGACAAGCTGCTGAACGGTTTCCAGGACAACGAATTGACGATCATCGGAGCACGGCCTTCGATGGGGAAGACGGATATGCTGAATCACTTGGCGCTCCATGCCGGGCTGGCGGGGCATTTGCCGATCATCTTTTCGCTCGAAATGAGCCGCAAGTCGATGGTCACGCGACTGATCGCGTCCGCTGGCGGCTACAACCGGTTGCGGATGCGCAATCCCCATCGCCATTTCGATGACCGGCAAAAAGCGGGCTGGACAAAAACGATCGGTTTTCTCGGCGAGGCTGACATCCATATCGACGATCGCAGCGGGTTGACAGTCGGGCAGATCAAGGCGAAAGCCCGGCACATCATCAAAACGAATCCGGATAAAAAGCCCATTCTCTATATCGATTATTTGCAGTTGATCCGGCCCGATAATATGCGGGGCGACCAAACCGAGAAAATCGGGCAAATCAGCTACGACTTGAAAAACATGGCGAAGGAATTCGGCTGTCCCGTCGTCTGCCTGTCGCAATTGAGCCGGGGGGTGGAAGGCCGTCTGAACAAGCGTCCGCTCATGAGCGACCTCCGCGATTCCGGAAATATCGAGCAGGACGCGGACGTCATCTGCTTTCTCTACCGCGATGATTACTACAACAAAGAGGGTGATAATGGCAACCTGCTCGAAATCATCGTAGCCAAGCATCGGAACGGGCCGACCGGTACGGCGACGGTCGCTTATGTCAAGGAAACCGGAAAGCTGTTCGACATCAACTGGAGCGAAAGGAAGGGATCGGCATGA
- a CDS encoding conserved phage C-terminal domain-containing protein produces the protein MNLLINESPLFVQPSLAKEMGLNEALVLQQLYFRSLIASKQKDGFSWVYKTYEEWQEEFPFWSVDTIKRTIRRLEKKGYVISTSAFNKMKTDKTKWYRIDYPNCSLPSVQPVPSNKAKRPAGEEQLAPCEEGNLSLPITKELKRDLNKEYVGTRPDVVFEVIDYLNAKTGKEFRAKSKSTRRMLNARLSEGYSLEDFKAVIDVKVGHWGNDPHMRNYLRPSTLFAPTNFENYLNEVPVGKSPMATVVHQSPVLDFGKGESR, from the coding sequence ATGAATCTATTGATCAACGAATCACCACTGTTCGTCCAGCCGTCATTGGCGAAAGAAATGGGCCTGAACGAGGCGCTGGTCTTACAGCAACTGTATTTCCGTTCGCTCATCGCGTCGAAGCAAAAAGACGGTTTTTCATGGGTTTACAAGACGTACGAGGAATGGCAGGAGGAGTTTCCGTTCTGGTCGGTCGACACGATCAAGCGGACCATCCGCAGGCTGGAAAAGAAGGGGTATGTCATCTCGACTTCCGCCTTCAACAAGATGAAAACGGACAAGACGAAATGGTACCGGATCGACTATCCAAATTGCTCCCTTCCATCGGTGCAACCTGTCCCTTCGAACAAGGCAAAACGACCCGCTGGAGAGGAGCAGCTTGCCCCATGCGAAGAGGGCAACTTGTCCCTACCAATAACCAAAGAACTTAAAAGAGATTTAAATAAAGAATATGTCGGGACACGTCCCGACGTCGTCTTCGAAGTGATCGATTACTTGAATGCAAAGACCGGGAAGGAATTCCGAGCGAAGTCGAAATCAACCCGACGGATGCTCAACGCCAGATTGTCGGAAGGGTATTCGCTGGAGGACTTCAAGGCGGTGATTGACGTGAAAGTGGGACACTGGGGGAACGATCCGCATATGCGCAACTATTTACGGCCGTCCACGTTGTTCGCACCAACCAACTTCGAAAATTATCTGAACGAAGTACCTGTTGGGAAGTCGCCAATGGCGACCGTCGTGCATCAATCGCCCGTCCTTGATTTCGGGAAGGGGGAATCCCGATGA
- a CDS encoding S-layer homology domain-containing protein produces MEGKITAVLMALLFLFAALPFQAQAATPFSDVDQHWAKNEIMYLSDRKIIGGYPDGTFKPNEPITRAQASAMLIKALNIPLTENTSVQFKDVAKNSPYYQIFATVNEREVLRGDDGYMRPGEKTSRAQMAAILRRAFDLPLDKQATFIDVTPAHWAYQDINGIAKQRIAGGSDGKYMPSNSVTRAQFSAFLVRALDDKMKLGKYHSYVSTKGKTVEQEGFIYFTERDTEHRYSVMKENKETGKREVLLRDVEVPRSDWDYDPRFLHDNTRLVLYNDELYIPYWSGAFAEADEVPYAFDVMKIKTDGQELVKIMEPSGRVMLRNLFIWNDRIYFTDTDGWSPRAVSPDEFEDGTLVLYSTPLGGLGNKRKELVFDARVTFDHYDEKLNQPNLNREAGGENLSVLYDHSTIYYFNKKGVFKYNLLDKKTSKLSTILGKRMEVTETQLIVTDVKGKKHSLKK; encoded by the coding sequence TTGGAAGGCAAAATAACTGCAGTACTCATGGCGCTGTTGTTCCTATTCGCAGCCCTCCCATTCCAAGCACAGGCGGCCACCCCATTTTCGGATGTGGATCAGCACTGGGCGAAAAATGAAATCATGTATTTATCCGACCGCAAGATCATCGGCGGCTATCCGGACGGCACATTCAAGCCGAATGAGCCGATCACCCGGGCGCAAGCTTCCGCCATGCTCATCAAGGCTTTGAACATTCCGCTTACGGAAAATACGTCCGTCCAGTTCAAGGATGTGGCGAAAAATTCACCGTACTACCAGATCTTCGCGACGGTGAATGAAAGAGAAGTCCTCCGCGGCGACGACGGCTATATGCGCCCCGGCGAAAAAACTTCACGGGCGCAAATGGCCGCGATTTTGCGCCGTGCGTTCGACTTGCCGCTCGACAAGCAAGCGACTTTCATTGACGTCACGCCGGCTCACTGGGCATATCAGGACATCAATGGAATCGCGAAACAGCGCATCGCGGGTGGATCGGATGGCAAATATATGCCGTCGAATTCCGTCACACGTGCCCAGTTCTCCGCATTCCTTGTCCGCGCACTGGACGATAAGATGAAACTGGGCAAATATCATTCGTATGTGAGCACGAAAGGGAAGACGGTGGAACAAGAGGGTTTCATCTATTTCACAGAACGGGATACAGAACACCGCTACTCGGTCATGAAGGAAAACAAGGAAACCGGCAAACGGGAAGTGTTGCTGCGAGATGTAGAGGTGCCGCGAAGTGATTGGGATTATGATCCCCGCTTCCTGCATGACAATACGCGGCTCGTCCTGTACAACGATGAGCTGTACATCCCGTACTGGAGCGGCGCATTTGCCGAAGCGGATGAAGTGCCGTATGCTTTTGATGTGATGAAGATCAAGACGGATGGACAGGAATTGGTGAAAATAATGGAGCCGAGCGGAAGGGTGATGCTCCGCAATCTGTTCATTTGGAATGATCGGATCTATTTCACTGATACGGATGGTTGGAGTCCGCGGGCAGTCAGTCCGGATGAATTTGAGGACGGTACACTTGTACTCTACTCCACACCGCTGGGCGGCCTCGGCAATAAGCGGAAAGAACTGGTCTTTGATGCACGCGTGACATTTGATCATTATGATGAAAAACTAAACCAACCAAACCTGAATCGGGAAGCGGGCGGAGAAAACCTCTCCGTGCTGTACGACCACTCCACGATCTATTATTTCAATAAAAAAGGCGTCTTCAAATACAACCTGCTCGATAAAAAGACGAGCAAACTCTCCACCATCCTTGGCAAGCGCATGGAAGTGACCGAGACGCAGCTGATCGTCACAGATGTAAAAGGGAAGAAACATTCATTGAAGAAATGA
- a CDS encoding leucine-rich repeat domain-containing protein: MRTLTEASLPKQLQSIGKYAFAGNRLRTFTFPDRIKVVSENVLSHNQLTAVILPDGIQTIGDGAFFSNELTAFTIPPNVKVFPYNIIEANPIKVITVKGPSTRFIKDLHLVWGEYGEVGTNIPQLFTDRSMTQEWAGWEQASAPATLYVKYNPDAYVFPE, encoded by the coding sequence TTGCGGACATTGACAGAAGCGAGCTTGCCGAAACAACTGCAATCGATAGGCAAATACGCATTTGCGGGCAATCGACTCCGGACGTTCACATTTCCTGACCGGATCAAAGTCGTTAGTGAAAACGTACTGTCCCACAATCAATTGACAGCTGTCATTTTGCCAGACGGCATTCAGACAATCGGCGATGGCGCATTTTTTTCAAATGAATTAACTGCATTTACCATCCCGCCGAACGTCAAAGTGTTCCCGTATAACATCATTGAAGCGAATCCGATAAAGGTCATCACAGTGAAAGGTCCCTCGACGCGGTTCATAAAAGACCTCCATCTCGTTTGGGGTGAATATGGAGAAGTCGGCACAAATATACCGCAACTGTTCACAGATCGTAGTATGACACAGGAATGGGCTGGTTGGGAGCAAGCTTCCGCACCGGCTACGCTGTACGTCAAATACAATCCGGATGCCTATGTGTTTCCGGAATGA
- a CDS encoding leucine-rich repeat domain-containing protein, with product MKKLVFYLMMVMLASAVFHHPAQAAEEKTYGDVKYKVVTAKNGKQEIHITGLSSYQNNIVIPSKIEGLPVVEIVDRAFTFDRSDYASDGTYDPMDSEEYRKTFIKSVQLPDTLKRIGDEALAGHSLTKIALPASLEEIGRSAFARNGLTALTIPASVKKMDGNIVEANPIKTVKLPKQFETVKSKKHGEFLYTVFEQKGKKEIRITGHTIKKNRAKLVIPAKINNLPVTEIGDYAFSEGNSLLGIIENYDFPHIKEIVLPPSIRKIGNDAFSTIYYQSNRPLQLPKDLEVIGNYAYKGNGSKNGGKELKFPAKIRVIGKEAFMYNQLQSVTIPSTVRELGKGAFAGNQLKKVTIGNGLTEIPANAFRTNAITNLTLPKQVKTIGDRVFETNKLPRIVLPASVETVEDFAFADIDRSELAETTAIDRQIRICGQSTPDVHIS from the coding sequence ATGAAAAAACTAGTATTTTATCTCATGATGGTCATGCTGGCGAGTGCAGTCTTCCATCATCCGGCGCAGGCGGCAGAAGAAAAAACGTACGGTGATGTGAAGTACAAAGTCGTCACGGCAAAAAACGGCAAGCAGGAAATCCATATTACAGGATTAAGCAGCTATCAAAATAACATCGTCATCCCAAGTAAGATAGAAGGGCTCCCTGTCGTCGAAATTGTCGACAGAGCTTTTACTTTCGACCGTTCGGATTATGCGTCTGACGGAACCTATGATCCGATGGACAGCGAAGAATATCGAAAAACGTTCATCAAAAGCGTGCAATTGCCGGACACGCTGAAACGCATCGGGGACGAAGCATTGGCTGGGCATTCTCTGACAAAAATCGCCCTGCCCGCCAGTCTCGAGGAAATCGGCCGATCTGCTTTTGCGAGAAACGGATTAACTGCACTTACAATTCCTGCGTCTGTGAAAAAAATGGATGGGAATATCGTAGAAGCCAACCCGATTAAAACGGTTAAACTGCCGAAGCAGTTTGAAACTGTGAAGAGCAAAAAACATGGGGAATTTCTGTATACGGTTTTTGAACAGAAGGGGAAGAAAGAAATCCGCATCACAGGCCATACGATCAAAAAAAATAGAGCAAAACTTGTCATTCCCGCAAAAATCAATAATCTACCAGTGACTGAAATCGGAGACTATGCTTTTTCGGAAGGAAATAGTTTACTTGGCATCATCGAAAATTACGATTTTCCGCATATCAAGGAAATCGTACTGCCTCCTTCAATCCGGAAAATTGGAAACGACGCCTTTTCAACCATTTACTATCAAAGCAACAGACCGCTTCAGCTGCCGAAAGATTTGGAGGTGATCGGCAACTATGCGTATAAAGGTAATGGAAGCAAGAACGGCGGGAAGGAATTGAAATTCCCGGCGAAAATCAGAGTCATTGGCAAAGAAGCGTTCATGTACAATCAACTGCAATCCGTCACCATCCCTTCAACGGTAAGGGAACTAGGGAAAGGCGCTTTCGCAGGGAATCAATTAAAAAAAGTGACAATCGGTAACGGACTGACAGAGATTCCTGCCAATGCGTTTCGGACGAATGCGATTACAAACTTGACCCTCCCCAAACAAGTGAAGACAATCGGGGACCGAGTATTTGAAACAAACAAGCTGCCAAGAATCGTCTTGCCGGCCAGCGTCGAAACCGTAGAGGATTTTGCATTTGCGGACATTGACAGAAGCGAGCTTGCCGAAACAACTGCAATCGATAGGCAAATACGCATTTGCGGGCAATCGACTCCGGACGTTCACATTTCCTGA
- a CDS encoding S26 family signal peptidase, translating to MNDFKQRLDDMMGDTSEQERRIKQRVHENLRPPAKKFSWQVLFAAVAAPALSLFLIFTLDSSDLLSSDQGPGVPYDPLDDLAQISALQKKQLLSVVEHEEFAKLPHFDHVDGLHYVDKEPFSLEGSSDAFHTVIERKANLFDEVVYEAGDIVRTMTNTTSHLPTYVDVYYEVIAVPGDRVVLKNGQLKINGKPLQSELMERYEERGITIAGGYEQVLNAREYFLLNHFPASGTVQGATITPVHKIFGQVVGVATEERSESIYLDYLSGELTGDYTPEQYFDLYLYDNLVGFNTLPQTPAFAEINRLGELFLEAAYRKTVAVSENEVEIRYQYGREGVAEHVFHMKRDADSGRWVVD from the coding sequence TTGAATGATTTCAAACAGAGGCTCGACGACATGATGGGCGATACGTCGGAGCAGGAAAGACGGATCAAGCAGCGGGTGCATGAAAATTTACGGCCACCGGCTAAAAAGTTCTCCTGGCAAGTGCTGTTTGCCGCGGTGGCAGCACCCGCATTGTCGCTGTTCCTTATTTTCACACTGGACTCTTCCGATCTGCTTTCTTCCGATCAAGGACCGGGTGTTCCGTATGATCCGCTGGATGATTTGGCACAGATTTCAGCACTGCAAAAAAAGCAGTTGCTGTCAGTGGTGGAGCATGAAGAGTTTGCGAAGTTGCCGCATTTCGATCATGTGGACGGTCTGCATTATGTCGATAAAGAGCCGTTTTCCTTGGAGGGGAGTTCTGATGCGTTCCATACCGTCATCGAGCGCAAAGCGAATCTTTTCGACGAGGTAGTATATGAAGCAGGCGATATTGTCCGCACGATGACCAATACGACTAGCCATTTACCGACCTATGTGGATGTCTATTACGAGGTCATTGCGGTTCCGGGGGATCGGGTCGTGTTGAAAAACGGCCAGCTGAAGATCAACGGCAAACCGTTGCAATCGGAGCTTATGGAGCGTTATGAAGAACGGGGGATCACGATTGCAGGGGGCTACGAACAGGTGTTGAATGCGCGGGAATACTTTCTATTGAACCATTTCCCGGCAAGTGGAACGGTGCAGGGGGCTACCATTACGCCGGTACACAAAATCTTTGGCCAAGTGGTCGGCGTCGCAACGGAGGAACGTTCCGAGTCGATTTATCTGGATTATTTATCCGGAGAGCTGACGGGCGACTATACACCAGAGCAATATTTCGATCTGTATTTGTATGACAATCTAGTAGGTTTCAATACGTTGCCGCAAACACCGGCGTTTGCTGAAATAAACCGGTTAGGGGAGCTGTTTTTGGAAGCCGCCTATCGGAAAACGGTTGCCGTTTCGGAAAATGAAGTGGAAATCCGCTATCAATATGGCCGGGAAGGCGTCGCGGAGCATGTGTTTCATATGAAGCGGGATGCGGACTCCGGACGTTGGGTCGTTGATTAA
- a CDS encoding sigma-70 family RNA polymerase sigma factor: MKEMDRIMDEHSRYLVRIAYLYVKNWSTAEDVVQEVFITYFQKSDQFRNEASLKTYLTKMTANRAKDYLRSWKHKKDVLFDTIFASTKGTEEIMLEQERLASLEKNLFQLPLKYREPLILFYYDEQSIADIANYLNLNENTVKTRLRRAKQQLKGFFEEEEVVDH, from the coding sequence ATGAAAGAGATGGATCGGATAATGGATGAGCATTCGCGCTATTTGGTGCGCATCGCTTATTTATACGTGAAAAATTGGTCGACCGCCGAGGACGTTGTACAGGAAGTGTTCATTACCTATTTCCAAAAGAGCGACCAGTTTCGCAATGAGGCGTCATTGAAGACGTATTTAACGAAAATGACAGCCAATCGGGCAAAGGATTATTTGCGCTCGTGGAAGCATAAAAAGGATGTGCTGTTTGATACGATTTTCGCCTCGACGAAAGGCACAGAGGAAATTATGCTGGAACAAGAACGGCTGGCCTCACTGGAAAAAAACCTTTTCCAGCTTCCGTTAAAATATCGTGAACCTTTAATCTTATTTTATTACGATGAGCAATCGATAGCGGACATCGCAAATTATTTGAATCTGAATGAAAATACCGTGAAAACACGGCTGCGCAGGGCCAAGCAGCAACTGAAGGGATTTTTTGAAGAAGAGGAGGTAGTGGACCATTGA